The following proteins are encoded in a genomic region of Rattus rattus isolate New Zealand chromosome 2, Rrattus_CSIRO_v1, whole genome shotgun sequence:
- the LOC116894558 gene encoding T-cell-interacting, activating receptor on myeloid cells protein 1-like: MICRLLSLLCLRLCVGQIGIPENGPPSKPSLSAWPSTVLPTKSNVILRCKSPTPSKHFILKKEGFVLDFVKPYNLTEEMANFHFTELRQSDGGHYTCEYYSKWSHNTLSQPSDALFLLVTGYLPKPSFQAHHRGTVTAGSTVTLQCQKAGSVLRPIRFALLKVGHSTPVQTRGSTGMVLDFTLQNVTARDAGKYSCVYYQAKAPYRASDPSNLLEISVIDNHLPQDSAASTFPPQPKETSYKPLDTMTEDYTMGNLIRIGVAAVIILILGGFLVEAWHSERLSPNRQW, translated from the exons ATGATCTGTaggctcctttcccttctctgcctgC ggcTGTGTGTTGGGCAAATAGGCATTCCTGAAAATG gGCCTCCTTCCAAGCCCAGCCTCAGTGCCTGGCCCAGCACAGTGCTTCCCACTAAGAGCAACGTGATACTGCGATGTAAGAGCCCTACCCCAAGTAAACACTTCATCCTCAAaaaggaaggttttgttttggattttgtaaAGCCGTACAATTtgactgaggagatggctaaCTTTCATTTCACTGAGCTACGACAGAGTGATGGCGGACACTATACCTGTGAATACTACAGCAAATGGTCCCACAACACACTGTCACAGCCCAGTGATGCTCTTTTCCTGTTGGTCACAG GGTACTTGCCTAAGCCCTCCTTCCAAGCCCACCACAGGGGCACAGTGACTGCAGGAAGCACGGTGACTTTGCAATGCCAGAAAGCAGGCAGTGTACTCAGACCCATACGGTTTGCATTGCTGAAGGTGGGACACTCAACTCCTGTACAGACGAGGGGCTCAACAGGAATGGTATTAGACTTCACTCTTCAGAACGTGACAGCCAGAGACGCCGGGAAGTACAGCTGTGTTTACTATCAGGCAAAGGCTCCTTATCGGGCCTCAGATCCCAGCAATCTCCTTGAGATCTCTGTGATAG ACAACCATCTACCTCAAGATTCTGCTGCATCAACTTTCCCACCACAACCAAAGGAAACCTCATACA AGCCCCTCGATACCATGACAGAAGACTATACCATGGGTAACCTCATCCGGATCGGTGTGGCCGCTGTAATCATACTGATACTAGGAGGCTTTCTGGTTGAAGCCTGGCATAGCGAGCGGCTATCTCCAAATAGACAGTGGTAA